The nucleotide sequence TAGCCGTAAAGAGCATGTTATATTTGCGAAGGAAAAGTGTTATACAAATGCTGCTTCACCAGAGAGCGATTATCAGGGTGAGTATTGAACAAATCTTTCCTACTTAACTGAATTTAAGTATTGTTGTCATCTGTAATGTAATGTTTTTCAAGATATCATTTTGTGGCAGTTAAGTGAATAAATAGCCTTAACCCAAATACAAATTCGCCTTATCAAGCTTCAATATAATTTGCACAAATAATCATGTTTAATTAAGCTAATATTGCTATTTACTCATCATGCTATTAAGTTCACTGTGTGATAGAAAAGTCAATAATGCTACTTTCACTAAGAAATATCTACCATACCTATCTAAGTAGTATGTTTTGGTGACTGCAAATGGTGATAACTTAATGACATAAATAGGATttacttattaaatattattcaattaTAATTGGCAGATTCTGAGCCcaaaaaaattttggagttTTCGTATACTCTTCTCACTagtgtaatatgaaaaggacagacatggtttgacaattttaaatttaatacagAGCTGTGAAACCTCGTGATTTTATGTGCCAGTCGCGAGCCAATGGTTTGAATTTGTAGCGTACACTAAAATTTAAAGTATTTAAATGTAAGATTCATGTTCCATCCTtttttagtaatattaaaaataagagGATCCATACAAAGGGTTCTGTGCCATTAGATAAGAAAAAAGCActtctaattttttatttattttcatggcagGTATTTTGCAATTCTTAGTATGTTGTGTTTTTACAAtgccaatagaaatacacattctgtaaaaatttgaactctctacctacatggttcatgagatacaaccggCTGACAAACTGACAGAAAGATGGCTTAGTGATAGGATAAATCTAAAAATGATACAAGTCATGCTTATCTTATGAAGGTTTTTACTGTACGTTAGTTAATCCATGTCCTTAGACAGTTCCTGTGTAAAGACCTCGAAGATTACATATGTAAAGCACCAGTAGAAATAACAAGTAGTTTTACATATATGATGATAAAATAGTTCATAAAAATGGACTTGCTAATGAGTGAATGATACTTTATTTATGACTAATACAGTTACAATAACTGTTTACTATGACagtaacttatttaaaatttacacTACTTGTGCCTCTTTATATGTGGCACAGTGAAGTATAGAAATATTTTGTATGCCCTATTTAATATAGCATAACCaaatttttacatattataatatagcagggcagtgtacatattatataccatCGCACACATCTTCAATTCCAATCAGCTAATTGTCACTTCTAATCAGCTAATCATGGCCACTGCCTGTGCACCATGACACAGGAAGACAATCATTTCCAATTCCCTGACATGATTTAAACAGATGTGTTTGTGGCCCCTATTTCTGAATGACAATAATTATTAGAAAATAAATGCCTTTTATGCTTTGTTGTCCACTGTATGAATGACAGGCAAAAGATGCTCTTAGTTATTATTCTGAAATAAAGATTAACTCAAACACTGCAAAACTTATTTTTGTCATCATGAAACCATTTATTTTTTACAGGATATGGCCAGTGCCCAAGCAGAACAAGCATACAGTGGTCAAGTGCCTCGAACAGCATCCAGTGCTACCCTACCGCCTTCATATGATGCACTTATTTCAAGTACTTCTGCTAAACCACAACCGTCCAGTTCAGAGCCTCCACCTCCTACATATGATGAAGCAATGTACCTGATTGATGATGGAAAATATAGTTTAGAAAATAAAGGTACAGACAGCTCTAAAGAGGAAACTAGTGCACAAACAGGTTCTAACAATGATGTTAGTAAACtgtgaaaacattatgtaagCTATTTAATTGCAGCTTAAGCTGTGCAAGTGAAACTTAATTCTTCCCTTTGTACTTATATTTTCTGTGTGCTTAGTCAACATTTTTATAGTATTCTCAGATGTGCCTAAACTATTGACTTGTTGGCAATATTGTTACTGGTGtcgttaatttaaaattgtaaggTAGTGTAGGTTAAGTTGTACTTGTGATTTAACACTTCATTTTGACTGACTTGTAAGTCTGTCTCTTAAGGCTCAGTTTACATAGGGATGGCAGCGATGCAATGTGGCCAACAGCCGGTCATGGCAGATTTGTGTTGCTGCAAGAGGTCGCGCATGGCCCAGTGGGCAGGACAGCTAAAAAGTTGCAAGGCTGATATTAGGCTATTACGCTGGAAGTGCTCACCGCGCTGCTGCCGGCCGCTGCTATCCTCGTGTCAATTAATGAGACTAAATGCGTTAATATTAGGTTATTTAATAAGATGTAACTTTGTTTCTTTTAGGGCTTGCTTTTCGAATAAATCGTCtcataaaaagtacctacagaACTATctcaatatattataatactttaggTATCAACGATGATAGTTATATAGCAAGTAGTATTCACATTCAGGTCATTCTTTAAACAATATCATAAATCATAAAAGGAAAATgactattatatttattaaaaaaaagttacaaaaagCCAGCAAACAAGAAAAGGAATAGGTAATTTAAATTCTGCTATAATTTTTAGATTATCAGTGCCTTTTTGCGTCAATTCacttcaaaattaaaatgtttagttttatttatctgTTAGCCCTAAGTTATACCCAGTGTAAAATATAATCAAACTGAATAATGTATAGATTGAAAACTGTCTTAGATGCATTTTACCTATTATAAGCAAGATAATAGAGATGAATTTAATTGATGTATTATTATTCCATGTGTGCAATTTCTGTCTAAGGTAATTTGCATTTGtaaacagtgttttttttttcaacatctTAATATTACAAGCTGTATATATAGGTTCCTATGCGCGCAAAGTAATCttgatatacatatatgtattagGTCACTAGGtcatgtatataatataatatgtatgtatgtatataatatactgCTATGAGATAGTAACAGCTGAGTATTCTGAATAATCAAGAGTTATCTAAGACTTTGTATGTCTATGTTCCATGAAAATCAAAGCTTTTGCTATCTTATCAAGCAAACATACAAtacattacaaataaaaaggtataaggatacaattttattattatcataattgtGATCAGGAATATGCACTTAATTATTGTAAAGACTGAAGCATTTACACTTTACATTGTTGGCAATTTATAAGGAAAcattacttttattgtacaataTAATGTTGATCTGAGTTGAGATATTAATTCAAAGTATGTAGATGATTAtaactatatttaaaaaagaaattctttcccattgtgatttttttatatccatctagaatagttttattatatcaGGGGTTTTacactttttgtttttattaatcaGTGTATATTACAAATGACTGCACTGTAATTAAGTTACTATTTAAATAACATGTATTATTgctaatttattacatttttgtaaacattttatcTAATTAGGTATGATCAATTTTTTCAATTGGCATTTCCAAGGCAGTTTAAGGGCGTTTATGCACTCATTCCTATTCAATTGGTATTAGTTTTCGTAAAAATCCACCAAATATGACTGTGTGCACACACATGCGTACGTTTTGTATGGTGGCcacttttaaatgtatttttacgaaaacgaataaATAGAATACGATtcagtgcacaaacgccctatGGCCAAAAATTCTTTGGGAAACTTATGTTTTAAGACCTGAAATGAGTGATTTGtgaaaaacttaaattttactttttaagtaaGTCATTTTTTGTTATGCTTAGTCTATTTGAAGGTATGCACAGTTTAGTTAGCTCACAACCTCCCCTGTGCCTATACcctgaaataaaacatttactttctgaattttgttttattatcttatagttaaattataactagGTTAGCCTTCCAAAGTATTTACCTCTGAAACATACATTTGTTAGTTGAGGCCATTGAATTACAAATATATCTGCAAACCACTGTAAAATTTTACCAGATAACGACAGTGTTCTCACACGACAAAAGCTTTCAATGAAAACTATTCTGCAATCCAGTATAAAAATACATCTTAAAAGGAATGCAACCAAGCAAATGGGTATACAAGTGCCAGGACCGTTGCAAAAAATAATGTCTGGCTTGAATTTACAAATTATAGGTACTGTATAGATGCTCGCATACAATGTAGTAAACACAGATGAAATGTAAGATTGCTTGACGTTTCGACTTCTCGggattttataaatgttgtagTCAGTTGATTCACGTTCTTGATCAAGTATTTTTACTTCACTACTGGCATCATTCATTGCCATGATGTACATCCGTGGTCGATACTTTTCCGCGTCTAAATGTGACATAACCCTTATCAATTCCGTTGTGTGACCACCTGATCCGATACAGTAGACAGTTTTCAAACTATTGTTTTCACTGTTTAGTACGCAATATCCTCTAAATATGTTGTAAATAAGGTATAATGCTCGGACTGTAATAGTCAAAATAATTACAACACCAAGTATTAATGCTaattgtaataagtttgacattttacaattattaatgttactgattaatcaaataaaatacatttcttTGAGATAAACATGTAGTGATTATTTTTCACTTTGTTAATTAATTCCATACCTACAGGCTTTTACATTACACTCTCAGAATATAGCCCTCTTCAAAATCAATCAACAATGCCACATCAATGCAAATTGCATGGGTAAACAACAACAACACAGACAACGAATCCGAACAACAATATTGACATTTGACGTTTCATAATGGATACCAgcataaaaaaaaccggccaagtgcgagtcagactcgcgcactgagagttctgtactagggtattttttccgacattttgcacgataaatcagaaactattacagttaaataaaaatctgttttacaatgtacaggtaaagccctttcatatgatatcccacttgatatagttagttatcttactctgaaaattaaaaatactattcatgaaacaatttttttttgtgttgatgttttttgtttgtgtgatgtaatcacaaactcgcagttttcggatttcttcctttacttgtgctatatgagCTGATATGATCTACCTACGTACCTGTCAGACATTACTGtagatcaacgggaagcaccctataggtttttttgatagATACGATAATATATATGTACAgttagacagacaacaaagtgatcctaaaagggttcggtttttccttttaaggcacggaaccctaaaaaaacagtACGATCCAGCCaacttttctaaaaataaataaatccatatgaaaaataaattaaatagcgTTTTCAGATTCCAGAATAAGATAAAGCCAAAGCCAGACGAGACTATCTTTTTAAATTGGCTTTATAGCTCTGGATTCTGGGTCAAACACAAGTACTTGTAGTAAACTTTgtactcctaccttctgcaatacaggtatttcctagtgcagaaggtaggaatctcaatcttgatatgtaacccatgtataagtatcaaataaattattattattattattattattttatgcctATGAATTATGAGCCACGGAGTCATGGTATCGACCAGGCGGCTCCATTGAGGTAGAATGACACCTGCAATGTCACAATCACAATAACCTCTGATTGGTAAACGTtcactcactattggctacaatgtattgttgcaacaagaataccataaattcagccaatcacaacgattgcgattgtaatgatGGTCGATgcaggtttttcgaaatcgaCCTACCTGAGGACTAAGCTATTATTCAATGTACTCTCTACTCTGTGTATGGAGCAGATATAACTGGTCTGTGGTATGGAGGTGTTATCTGGTATCAGGTGGTATGGATTcaagagccgtaaaaccagttaattaaaaaaaaaatgagctgTGGCTGTGGTCAGTGGTCACTcacttttgtttctggtcggtggtcACCATAGAGATACTCATACTTCATACTCATGAGCTTGAAGTTTGAATTGAAGTTttgccaaaaaaattaaaatggtaaAGCTGATGTGCAGTAACGAAATTGGGGCTAAGGATTGCTAATTATGCTagatttaatgatttaaatATACAAAGGAACCACTTATTTAACGTAAATACACTACGTAATAAATATGAAGATTTTGAATGCTATTGGTTTAAGCGCTTTCCAATTATTGTCATGTGTTTTTGTTGTTGGATATTTCCTGGGGGTACTAAACAATTATTTCAGTGACAAAAACAATTATTGTGCTATGACTTACATGTTTGAATATCCCCAATTCGtggttagtaggtacataatattcttGAAGATATAATTCGTAAGAatctatttttgaattttatgtgTATGTTTTAGCGAATATCTCTcgaagataataaaatatatccgCAATATGGACTGTTTGCCTACAGTGAAGGAAGATTTACAGAAAGGGCAAGAAGAATGTGGTATgactatattttaaaaattattatgtgtaatataaatatttaagtacatttaaaaaatgactTCAGATTTTTGAAATTGCCTTTAATTGACTCCAGtctttaaaacaaattttattgataaatatgaCACTTACCCCAATTTATCTAAAGACTTCTATTGAAGTGAAGAAGTGAAGTCATTTGTTCCTTTTGTGGGGTTGTTCTGTTGCTGTAAGGATACTGTGTTCTAAATgggtaaataatttaattgaacaTTTAAGTACCAGTTTTGAGATACATATATGCTTTTAGGTTTGATGGCATACCAGTACTGTTTCTGCCAGGAAACTCAGGCAGTCACATGCAAGTTAGGTCAATAGCCTCTGTGGCTTTGAGAAAGGCTTTATCCCAAGAATATGATTACCACTTTGATTattttacaagtaagtattaCATACAGTAAAGTGTGTAAAATTTGAGAGAGGACTTATATTTATTACTTGTGTTAACTGTAAtatcaaaagtaggtacattttaccaTATTAAACACTTGTCCAAACTGTTGACACAGTAAATATGAAGAGTCCTTTCTCAAATTGTTTGTATTACTAGCTTATTCAGCGACTTCGTCCATATGTCCTACACAAATTTGAAACttctattttacccctttattggttgaattttcaaaaatcctttcttagtggatgtctacatcataatagctatctacataccaaattttagcctgatccgtccagttgtttgacagatcagtcagtcagcttttccttttatatatttagataaactaGGTGCTGCTATGTATCTATCCAAGTTAGAGTTTTAATTCACTTTAGTGTTTTTCAGTTAGCTACAATGAAGAGCTGTCAGGATTGTATGGAGGTGTGCTTCAAAGTCAAACACAATTTGCATCAGCCTGTGTAGCAAAAATTCTTAGTCTTTacaagaataataaatacaccAAAACTGTACCTACTTCTGTTATACTCATTGGGCATTCCATGGTATGTAATATCTAAGCAGCATAAAACAAACTTTTCTTCCATTTGTCTGTATATTTGTTCATGCGGATTTCAATACAAGTTTCAGGTTAATTTAGAACATTTCAATAATATTGCAATATTTACATGATGTGATCTATAAATAGGTAAACACATCCATGTGAAGCTAGGCAAAATATCTTGTCTTTAataacccatcgccagcctcCTCTCATAATGCTAAGAGTGTAGGCCACCACACTTGCCAAGTagagattggcagactttacacacctttgagaaactagtgtttgtttgttggtgcaTTAGTCTGGGAAGGATCCCAAAGTCTGGATGAAAGCTATTTCTTGTTTCCAGCCACTTCTACAATGTCTTTGGTCAAGTAAGTTATGTAAGTAATAGGTATGCTTATTTTCTTTCAGGGTGGCCTTATAGCAAAACGCCTTTTAGCTTATCCAAGTACAATCAATACTACGAACATAGCGATTACACTAGCAGCACCTCTAGAAGCTCCCGTTGTAAACTTTGATCCTGTTATAAATGATTATTACATGCTAATCAATTTAGAATGGGAAGCATATATAAATAGACATGAGGAAGTAAAAAGGAAGAAGTTTTTGATCAGCGTAGGTAGTGGGCCTCGAGATGTTCTGATTCCAGCTGGTCTGACTTCATCTAATGACAGCCAAATAAGTGCATTGGTAATTATAAGTTTATTATTGCTATTTAAGTATGAGTTTTCATAAATTAATTGTTTACGGCTCTCTTATCTTTCTCCACAATATTCTGGCACAGATACTCACAGTTTTTTAGGTAGcgtatgtcac is from Maniola jurtina chromosome 14, ilManJurt1.1, whole genome shotgun sequence and encodes:
- the LOC123872004 gene encoding uncharacterized protein LOC123872004, whose amino-acid sequence is MATVFDSPFIRQRLHRLRHRDFDLDEDQRFGRCDCTSYSYFVLSMVLFSVGTVITVLALGDADGYILSNLGHMWLVGPIFICSGMMVAVKSMLYLRRKSVIQMLLHQRAIIRDMASAQAEQAYSGQVPRTASSATLPPSYDALISSTSAKPQPSSSEPPPPTYDEAMYLIDDGKYSLENKGTDSSKEETSAQTGSNNDVSKL
- the LOC123872002 gene encoding UDP-N-acetylglucosamine transferase subunit ALG14 homolog isoform X2, whose translation is MSHLDAEKYRPRMYIMAMNDASSEVKILDQERESTDYNIYKIPRSRNVKQSYISSVFTTLYASIYTVPIICKFKPDIIFCNGPGTCIPICLVAFLLRCIFILDCRIVFIESFCRVRTLSLSGKILQWFADIFVIQWPQLTNVCFRGYRHRGGCELTKLCIPSNRLSITKNDLLKK
- the LOC123872002 gene encoding UDP-N-acetylglucosamine transferase subunit ALG14 homolog isoform X1, translating into MSNLLQLALILGVVIILTITVRALYLIYNIFRGYCVLNSENNSLKTVYCIGSGGHTTELIRVMSHLDAEKYRPRMYIMAMNDASSEVKILDQERESTDYNIYKIPRSRNVKQSYISSVFTTLYASIYTVPIICKFKPDIIFCNGPGTCIPICLVAFLLRCIFILDCRIVFIESFCRVRTLSLSGKILQWFADIFVIQWPQLTNVCFRGYRHRGGCELTKLCIPSNRLSITKNDLLKK